A window of the Equus przewalskii isolate Varuska chromosome 10, EquPr2, whole genome shotgun sequence genome harbors these coding sequences:
- the HEXIM1 gene encoding protein HEXIM1, translated as MAEPLLSEYQHQPQTSNCTGAAAVHEERNPDRPPGAEERVPKEDSRWQSRASPKSDGRPGLEGEGSLEPQPPPLQTQMCPESGCLEAGEKSHNGDDLSAGGAPPPVAGGEPRPGAEPLAQPCPDSEANKLGAPAAGGEEAWGQQQRQLGKKKHRRRPSKKKRHWKPYYKLTWEEKKKFDEKQSLRASRIRAEMFAKGQPVAPYNTTQFLMDDHDQEEPDLKTGLYPKRAAAKPDDTSDEDFMEEAGEEDGGSDGMGGDGSEFLQRDFSETYERYHAESLQNMSKQELIKEYLELEKCLSRMEDENNRLRLESKRLGGDDARVRELELELDRLRAENLQLLTENELHRQQERAPLSKFGD; from the coding sequence ATGGCCGAACCACTTTTGTCGGAATATCAGCACCAGCCTCAAACTAGCAACTGTACAGGTGCTGCTGCTGTCCATGAAGAGCGGAACCCCGATCGCCCCCCAGGCGCGGAGGAGCGGGTGCCCAAGGAGGACAGTAGGTGGCAATCGAGAGCGTCCCCCAAGTCGGATGGCCGTCCGGGGCTAGAGGGGGAAGGGAGCCTGGAGCCCCAGCCGCCTCCCCTGCAGACCCAGATGTGTCCAGAATCTGGCTGCCTGGAAGCGGGCGAGAAGAGTCATAATGGAGACGACTTGTCCGCTGGCGGCGCCCCCCCGCCGGTGGCAGGAGGGGAACCGAGACCCGGGGCCGAGCCGCTCGCCCAGCCCTGTCCTGACTCTGAGGCTAACAAGTTGGGGGCTCCTGCCGCAGGGGGCGAGGAGGCGTGGGGACAGCAGCAGAGACAGCTGGGCAAGAAAAAACATAGGAGACGTCCCTCCAAGAAGAAGCGGCATTGGAAACCGTACTACAAGTTGActtgggaggagaagaaaaagttcGACGAGAAACAGAGCCTGCGAGCTTCGAGGATTCGAGCCGAGATGTTCGCCAAGGGCCAGCCGGTCGCGCCCTATAACACCACGCAGTTCCTTATGGATGATCACGACCAGGAGGAGCCGGATCTCAAAACCGGTCTGTACCCCAAGCGAGCCGCCGCCAAACCCGACGACACCAGCGATGAGGACTTTATGGAAGAAGCGGGGGAAGAGGATGGGGGCAGCGACGGGATGGGAGGAGACGGCAGCGAGTTTCTGCAGCGGGACTTCTCGGAGACATACGAGCGATACCACGCGGAGAGCCTGCAGAACATGAGCAAGCAGGAGCTCATCAAGGAGTACCTGGAGCTGGAGAAGTGCCTCTCACGCATGGAGGACGAGAATAACCGGCTGCGGCTGGAAAGCAAGCGGCTAGGCGGCGACGACGCGCGAGTgcgggagctggagctggagctggaccGGCTGCGCGCCGAGAACCTCCAGCTGCTGACGGAGAACGAACTGCACCGGCAGCAGGAGCGAGCGCCGCTGTCCAAGTTTGGAGACTAG